A genomic window from Betta splendens chromosome 17, fBetSpl5.4, whole genome shotgun sequence includes:
- the selenot1a gene encoding thioredoxin reductase-like selenoprotein T1a produces MAIKWLRFSFLVLGFFSLCCATAGDSSGVKKMKMQFATGPLLKFQICISUGYKRVFEEYTQALYQRYPDIRIEGENYLPIPIYRHIASFLSMFKLLLIGLIIIGRDPFALFGVQPPGIWEWAQGNKIYACMMVFFFSNMIENQLMSTGAFEITLNDVPVWSKLESGHLPSMQQLVQILDNEMKMNVHMNTRPHHHS; encoded by the exons ATGGCGATCAAGTGGTTACGATTTTCGTTCCTGGTCTTGGGCTTTTTCTCGCTGTGCTGCGCCACAGCGGGCGATAGCAGCGGCGTAAAGAAGATGAAGATGCAGTTTGCGACGGGACCACTACTCAAGTTTCAGATTTG CATTTCCTGAGGGTACAAGCGGGTGTTTGAGGAGTACACGCAGGCCTTGTACCAGCGGTACCCAGACATCCGCATTGAGGGAGAGAACTATCTTCCAATCCCCATCTACCG ACACATTGCTTCCTTCCTGTCTATGTTTAAACTGCTGCTGATCGGACTGATTATTATCGGCAGAGACCCGTTTGCCCTGTTTGGCGTGCAACCACCAGGCATCTGGGAGTGGGCACAGGGAAATAAG ATTTATGCCTGCATGATGGTTTTCTTCTTCAGCAATATGATTGAGAACCAGTTAATGTCTACAGGAGCGTTTGAAATCACATTAAATG ATGTGCCAGTGTGGTCAAAGCTGGAGTCGGGACACCTGCCCTCCATGCAGCAGCTCGTGCAAATCCTGGACAATGAGATGAAGATGAATGttcacatg